The region AGGCGCTGGAAGTCGCTAACGACACAGCGTTCGGCCTCTCATCGGCGATTTTCAGCCGCAATGTCAGCCTTGCCCTGGACCTGGCCAGTCGGCTGGATGCCGGTTGCGTGCATATCAACGGTGCCACCGTGCAAAACGAGCCTCAGGCACCCTACGGCGGCATGAAGAACAGTGGCTATGGCCGGTTCGACGGCAGCGCCGTTATCGAAGAGTTCACCGAAGTGAAGTGGGTCACGGTCGAGCCCTCCGACCAACCTTATCCATTCTGACGTCAGGCTACGGTAACCGACTCTTAGGAGTCGGTTACCGACACTCTTTGCTTCACGACGACACCTTGTGTTGCGGTAAGCGGTGCCTGCGTATCTTCAACAAATCCATGGTTGCGACAATGAATAATAAAAATACCTATGCAGCTGTAAGTCTCCTTAGAAATGTTCCTTGTGCGATGGCTGGATCCGCGTTGGCAATTTTTTTGCCCGCGGTGCAAGCCACCGAAGGAGGAGGGTCGTCGTACCCTATGGGGGCGGAAAACTACATGACCGGCGCCATGCCGCCGCCTGGGTTTTATGGGCAAATTTTTGCTGAAAGTTATCGCGCTGATCGTCTTCTCGATAATCGAGGGCAGCGGGCGGTTGACGACTTTCATTTGAGTGCAGATGTGATTGCGCCAAGGCTGATTTGGGTCACGGAGCAAAAAATTCTCGACGGGGCGCTGGCATTTCACGTCAACGTTCCATTGGTTGATCTAAGGGTGGAGGTCAACGACCAGCATCAAAACAAAACTGGGCTTGGGGACATCATCTTTGGCCCGGCTCTGGGGTATCACTACAGCGAAAAATTTCACGCGATTTATGCAGTTGACGTCTTCGCCCCAACCGGGCGTTACGATCGCGGTGACCTGGCCAATATTGGCCGCAACTACTGGGCGTTTGAACCCATCGCGGCGTTTTCGTATGTCGATCCTGCGGGGGTGAACGCCGACATCAAGATGATGTATGACTTCAATCTGCGCAATGCCGCTACTGACTATCGCTCTGGCCAGGAGTTGCATGCCGACTACTCCCTGGGTTGGGGCTTCGGCAATGGCTGGGTGGTTGGGATAGGCGGTTACGTCTACCGCCAGACCACCGACGATCATCAAGACGGTGACCGCGTTGAGGACAACAAGGGGCGCGCGTTTGCCATCGGTCCTTCGATCAAGTACGCCAGTTCTGCTGGCTGGTTCGTGACCGCAAAGTGGCAGAAGGAGAACGAGGTGCGCAATCGTCCGGAAGGGGAGGCTTACTGGCTCAAACTGACCGTTCCCCTTTAGCGATGGTTCGCGCATCGGCCCCATTGTCGTTGGCTAAACAGTAGAGATTTTCTCTACACCGCGGCGATTTTCGCGGCGTTTATCCCTGCTGGAAAGCCCTATAGGATCGCGTTGCGCGCGCCTATGGCGAAACGCATCAGGTACTTTGAAAGCAGGGATAAATCGATGACGGTATCAAAAACCGACGGCTACACCGGCACTGCCAAGTGGTTGCACTGGGGCATGGCCCTGATATGGTCGGCAGTTGGGGGGTGGGCATTCTGGCCACCCATTGGCGTGACGAACTCAATCCACATCATGAGCTGACCTTTCTGCATAAGGCTACGGCCAGCACTTTGCTTTTTCTGGTTGTGGTGCGAGTCTTCTGGCGTTTGTTAAAGCGCCCGCCAGCCTTGCCGGTGAGCATGAACCCACTGATGAGGCGTGGTGCAGCGCTGGGACATATTCTTCTGTATGCGCTTGCACTGATGGCTTTACCACTGTTGGGCTGGTACTGGAGTTCGGTGGCCGAGAAACCCATTCTCGTCGCCGGCCTGTTCATATTGCCGCCATTGGTTGCGCCCAATCCCGATCTCTATGATTTAGCCACACTCGTCCATACCTGGATCGCGTGGTTTTGCGGCGCGCTTGTCGGCGGGCATGCGCTGGTGGCGCTCAAGCACCATTTTGTCGATAAGGACGACATTCTGAATGGAATGCTGTCCCAGTCGAGGGGCTGAGCGTCAAGGCGTTCGCACCGCAGACCTCACTTGAAGGTCTTCTGCATCATGGATACGACCAGTGCAATACTGGCGACTATGATGACAGCCCAGAAGTACTCCATGCTTGCGACCAGGGTTGATTGTTGGTGCAGGGATTGGGCAAGTGTCGATACCGAAATCTGACTGGCTGGGCCCACACCTACGGCAGGTGTGAGTGCCTGAGCCAGCAGTTGAGTCTGTTCCAGATAGAGCGGATCGCCTGAACTGAAATGCCCGTTGAGATTGTTGTATTGCAGAGTGGTGCGCCATTGCAGGAACAAGGTGGCAACGGTTGTGCCAAGTGCCATGGCAATCTGCGCCAGCATACTTTTGATCTGATAGGCGTGGGCGAACAGCGTGTCATGGTGTGTCACATCGCGAAAGGTTTGCATGGCCGCCGTGGCGAGTACTAGCATCACGAAACAGCCGTTAAGCACCAGTGCAGGCAGGATGTTTGACCACATATTGGCGTCGGGGGTCAGAGATGACAACAACACGCCAAAGCAGATCAGGGCACTGAAGCCCGCGACGAAGAACTTCTTCGGAGCTGGATACTTTGGAATGACGATAGCCATGACGATCCATGTCAACAGCGCACCAGCCAAGCCGAAGGCCTGGAACGTGCCGATGGTGTCCCAGGAATAACCCAGTGCCGTTTGCAGGAAATACGGCAAGATGTAGTTGTTACTGCCCAGCACAATGTAGGTGAAGCAGAACAACGCAACCCCGAGGATGTAACGAGACTGCATCAAGTCCTTGACCTTAAGGAAGGGCGCCTCTTTACCGTGTTCGGCGTGGAAGAAGATGTACACGCCCAAGGCGGCGAGCAGCGCGAAGGTAAGGAGGATGAACATCTCGTTGTAAAAATCGTAGTAGGAACGCTGAAGCACATACAGCAGGAAGAAAGTGCTGACGGATAACAACAGAATATTCGCCGGGCTGGAGGGCGTCCGGTCATCCTCGTGAATAGGTATGTTGGGTAAAAAACGTGTGCAGAGAACGGCCGCTACCGACGCACCGACAATCAGTAGCCAGAAGATCGCGTGCCATGTGTCCTCGACGACTACTAGTGATGAAAGAAAGGGCGCCGCTGCCGTGCCAATGGCCAGCCCAGTGGCGAATACTTTTACCCCGACGAATCGCCCGGGACCCGGCGGGAGTAAGTTGACCATTAGTCGCGCAGAGGTCATGAACGATGCGCCGCCCAGCGCCATGACCACGCGGCCGGCGGTGAAGGTGGTGAGGTCACTGCTGACGCCGCACACGCAGGCCCCCAACACGTAAATGCTGATGGAGCCCAGCATGAAGTTGCGCCAGCCGAGCCGTTCCACCAACCAGCGTTGTTTTGAGATAACCACCACGGCGATACACGCATAGAGCGCCGCAATCAGCGTGAACTCTTCAGGGCTGGCGTCGATCTCACCGCGGATGGGGGCCGAGGCAAAGGCGATCATGCCGGCCTGTAGATACTCCAATGCGCATAGCAGCCCTACTGTGATCAACAAGGCGGCGTTTTTCCGGTACATGAAATACCCCGTCAAGGTTTCAGATGCTTGGCATATTGGCCACGGTCATCGTTGGCGCTGATCACTTGCTCCACAACGTCATTGGCGTCCTTAAGCTCGTTTTCAAAAATATTGGTGCTGTAGGCCGGTTGCGCGGGTGTCTTCTTGTTAAGCACCTGCCCACTGGTGTCGTTGGTATCAACGGACACACGCATGGATAGGCCAAGACGCAGCGGGTTGTCGGCGATTTCCTGCGGTTGCAGGGCGATTCGCACGGGCACGCGCTGGGTCACCTTGATCCAGTTACCTGTCGCGTTCTGGGCCGGCATCAACGAAAACGCGCTTCCGGTGCCCGCATCCAGACCTACGATGGAACCGTGAAATATCACCTTGCGGCTGTAGGCATCGGCACGCAGAACCACAGGTTGGCCGATGCGCAAATCTTGGATCTGCGATTCCTTGAAGTTGGCGTTCACCCACACCTGGTCGATTGGCACCACCGACATCAGGGCCACGCCTGGATTGATTCGCTGACCAACCTGCACACTGCGTTTGGTGATTACACCGGTAACCGGCGAGTAGATTTGGCTGCGGTGCAGCGCAATACAGGCATCGCGCAAATTAGCGGCAGCCACCAGCACGTCGGGGTGGGTACGTAGTGTCGTGTTATCGACCATGGCCAGGCGAACCGCCAGTGCATGCCGGGTACCGTCCAGGCCCGCCAAGGCGTTTTTAAGCACCTCTTCGGCATGGCTAATCTCTTCACGCGAAACAGCACCGCTGGCGGCAAGCTGACTGCGTCGGCGTACATCATCCTGGGCCTTGTTTACGTCGTTTTGTCGTTGGCTGACTTCAGCTTCCAGTTGTTGCACCTGGTAATACTGGGTGCGCGCCTGGCGTACGGCGCGGGCAAGGTTGGATTTAGCGCGCTCGAATTGGATTTCGGCGTCCACAGCATTGAGCGTGACCAGCGGCGAATGGGCATCGACATGGTCGGTGTTGTCACCACTGATCACCGTCACGGTGCCGCTGACCTGAGAGGTCACCTGAACGATGTTGCCGTCCACATAGGCATCGTCAGTAGATTCGGTACCCAGTCCCAACAGGTACCAGATGCCCAAGGTCGCCATTAACAGCACAATGCCCAGGATCAGCAGCAACTGAGGGCGATAGGAGGCTTTGGGGTGAGCAGGATCGACGGGGGAGGACGTTTGGGTGGTCATGATTTATCAGCTACGGTTGGGAGTGCAGGGGGTGGCGGAGAACTCGGGGCGATAGCCACCACCCAGAGCCCGGCTCAAGTTGGCTTGCAGAGAAAGCGCACGGGATTGCAACGCGACCAATTGACTTTTTTGGGTCAGTGTCGCGTTCTCGGTGGCCAGCACTTGCAGGTACGTGGCCAGCCCCGCGCCATAGCGCAGGTTGACCAGATCGGACGCGGCCTGGGCTGTGTTGACCGCCTCGAGTTGTTGGGCCAGTCGTTCTTTTAACCAACGCAACGAAGACAGTTGATCGGCGATGTCACGTAGCGCATCGATGACGGTCTGGTTGTAGTTTTCAACGGCAAGGTCGTAAGCCGCATCCTGAGCATCCAAATTGCCGCGCAAGCGTCCACCCTCGAAGATGGGCAGGCTGATCGCCGGCGAAAAGCCCAAAATTCGACTGCTGTGGTCGTTGAAGGTGTCGAACGCGAGGCTTTGCAGGCCAATAAAGGACGTGAGGTTCACGTTTGGGTAAAAACGGGCTTTGGCCACATCAATCTCATGCCCCGATGCCTCTACGCGCCAGCGTTGAGCGACCACATCGGGACGGTGCCCGACCAGCTCGGCAGGAATATGGCTGGGTAGCGCGATGGTGTTGCTTGCCTGCATGTGGGGGCGGGCGATTGAGCGTCCACGGTCAGGTCCCTTGCCCAGTAAAGAGGCGAGCTTGTTCTGGTTCAGCTCAATCACTTCTTTGAGGCCAGCAATGTTGGCCCGGCTGGCGGGCAGCGAGGCTTGGGATTGCTTGATATCAATTTGCGTGCCCAATTCGGCGGTAAAGCGTTGCTGTGTCAGCTGTTCGATGTGGACTTGCTGGTCGAGTAAAGCTTGAGCAACGTCAAGTTGCTCATAAGTGTCCTGCAAGGCGATATAGGTTTGTACGATGGACGCCGATAGCATCAGCGCAGCCGCGTGGCTGTCGATCTCAAGCGCATGTCGGCGGCCCACGGCGGCTTCAACGGCGGAACGATTCTTGCCCCAGAAATCCAGTTCGTAGCCAACATTCAGCGTCGCCTGATCGACGTTTTGCCAGGTGCCTTTTACGGGCGCAGGCGTAGTGCCATTAGCACTGAAGCGTTCGCGGGTGGTGCTTGCCGCTGCGTCAATACGTGGCAACAGCGAGGCGCTTTCGACGGCCTCCAGTGCGCCGGCCTGGTGCACACGAGCGGCGGCGGCGCGCAGTGTCGGACTATCCGCGAGCGCCTCTTCAACCAAAGTGTTGAGCTGCGGATCGTTGAAACTGGTCCACCAGATTTCGGTTGGCCAAGCGGCTGGCGATAACGTGATGCCGCTATTGGCCAGGGTTTCACCGGCATCCCCGGGTGAGAGCATTCTGGACTGGGGCTTCAAGTCGCTGAAAGAGCAACCGGCAAGCAGGATCAGCAAGACAGCGGCTGACGCTTGGACGGCAAAGGGGCGTCTGGATCGCACGTCCGTAAACTCCTCATTTTTTCGACTGTTCATGAACGGTATTCTCTGGCGTAAGGACTGGCGGGCAGAAATGAAAAGATGGCGGGTTGTGAGTGCGATTTAGTCAATAAACACTGTCAGTGTCGTTATGGGCAAAAAAAGATCTAGGCCTTCTGACGGCTATTGAACTCTCAGGCCCTTGACGATCACCGCGACTGAATTGTCGATGTCATCCAGATTTTCCAGGTTCGCGGTGATCAGATGCAACCAGGACATGCCTGTGAGCATCGACACGGCAACCTCTACGGCAGGACCGTCGACAATTTCTCCTGCGCTCACTGCTCTGGCGAATATCTTGCGCAAAGTACGTTCGCGACGCGGTAGAAATTCCTCTCGGAATTCCGCAATGGCCTTTGAATCCATCTGAATTTCAATGAAGAAACTGCGGAGGGTTTCACCCGCGCTAGACGACCGCCACCAAGTCCAAAGCGAGCGCAAATGCACAATCAAATCCTGTTCTAGATTGCCAGTGTCGGGGGAGGTGACGAAAGTCAACGCGGCGCGCTCGTAAACATCTCTCAACAAAGCGCCTTTGCTGCGCCACCAGCGATAGATGGTCGGCTTGCTTGACCCGGCACGCTCGACCAGCGCGTCCATGGTAAACGCCCGATACCCTTGCTCTTCAAGAATAGCGGCGGCCGCTTCGAGGATGGCCTCGGTGCTTTGCGGGCTGCGAACCGCGCCAATCGAGGAGCGACTGCGGGGTTTGGCAGGCGTGGACTTGGTGGGCTTTTGGGTCATGGGCTTGGCGATGCTCGAAATCGGCTGGTTAATGCTTTGCGGATTCTATAGAAACTGGCAGTGTTTATACAATAGCGTTTTTCCAAGGCAACGCAGCTAGCTGATGGTCTGAGGGGCTGCTTGCCGGTGGGGCGCGACGATGAGTTGAAAACGTGCAGACTACGGGAACCGTCTGAACGTCAGGCTGATACGCGGGGAGACCACAGCGTTGGTTTTCGACAGTGCATGAAGCCAATATTGTTGCGTATCCCCTCGCATCACGATCAGTTGTCCATGGTGCAAAGCCATTTCCCTACGCTCACCGGAGCTCTTGTGTTTGAAGGCAAACTTTCGAGTTCCCCCCAGACTCAATGACGCGATCACAGCGTGCTCACCCTTAGCCTCACTGTCGCTGTGCCATCCCATTCCTTGGGTGCCATCCTCATAACGATTGAGCAAGCACGAGTTGAACGTCGTTGCGGTTAAGCGCTCAACCTGGGCTCTGAGCGAGTTGAGGATTTCGACATCCCATGGCAACGATTGTCTCAGGACACCGGAATGGATGTAGCGCGATGGGGTGTCTGCATACCACGCCACTTGGCGCCTGGTTTCGATGACGTTGCCATTGATGAGCGCGGTATCGGCCAGCCAGGCAATCTCTGATATCAGGCGTGATAAAACAACATCGGCTTCTTTCATACTCAGGACAATGCCGAAATCGTTCACGACACCATCCGAAGGAAGCAGATTTAGATCCTCGGGTCGAGCCAGAAATAGGTCTGCTTGCATGGGGGCGTCCATTCGACGATCAAAAAATTTACAGAGTGGCTGA is a window of Pseudomonas sp. 10S4 DNA encoding:
- a CDS encoding TetR/AcrR family transcriptional regulator yields the protein MTQKPTKSTPAKPRSRSSIGAVRSPQSTEAILEAAAAILEEQGYRAFTMDALVERAGSSKPTIYRWWRSKGALLRDVYERAALTFVTSPDTGNLEQDLIVHLRSLWTWWRSSSAGETLRSFFIEIQMDSKAIAEFREEFLPRRERTLRKIFARAVSAGEIVDGPAVEVAVSMLTGMSWLHLITANLENLDDIDNSVAVIVKGLRVQ
- a CDS encoding efflux transporter outer membrane subunit, which codes for MRSRRPFAVQASAAVLLILLAGCSFSDLKPQSRMLSPGDAGETLANSGITLSPAAWPTEIWWTSFNDPQLNTLVEEALADSPTLRAAAARVHQAGALEAVESASLLPRIDAAASTTRERFSANGTTPAPVKGTWQNVDQATLNVGYELDFWGKNRSAVEAAVGRRHALEIDSHAAALMLSASIVQTYIALQDTYEQLDVAQALLDQQVHIEQLTQQRFTAELGTQIDIKQSQASLPASRANIAGLKEVIELNQNKLASLLGKGPDRGRSIARPHMQASNTIALPSHIPAELVGHRPDVVAQRWRVEASGHEIDVAKARFYPNVNLTSFIGLQSLAFDTFNDHSSRILGFSPAISLPIFEGGRLRGNLDAQDAAYDLAVENYNQTVIDALRDIADQLSSLRWLKERLAQQLEAVNTAQAASDLVNLRYGAGLATYLQVLATENATLTQKSQLVALQSRALSLQANLSRALGGGYRPEFSATPCTPNRS
- a CDS encoding efflux RND transporter periplasmic adaptor subunit; protein product: MTTQTSSPVDPAHPKASYRPQLLLILGIVLLMATLGIWYLLGLGTESTDDAYVDGNIVQVTSQVSGTVTVISGDNTDHVDAHSPLVTLNAVDAEIQFERAKSNLARAVRQARTQYYQVQQLEAEVSQRQNDVNKAQDDVRRRSQLAASGAVSREEISHAEEVLKNALAGLDGTRHALAVRLAMVDNTTLRTHPDVLVAAANLRDACIALHRSQIYSPVTGVITKRSVQVGQRINPGVALMSVVPIDQVWVNANFKESQIQDLRIGQPVVLRADAYSRKVIFHGSIVGLDAGTGSAFSLMPAQNATGNWIKVTQRVPVRIALQPQEIADNPLRLGLSMRVSVDTNDTSGQVLNKKTPAQPAYSTNIFENELKDANDVVEQVISANDDRGQYAKHLKP
- a CDS encoding alpha-ketoglutarate-dependent dioxygenase AlkB family protein is translated as MQADLFLARPEDLNLLPSDGVVNDFGIVLSMKEADVVLSRLISEIAWLADTALINGNVIETRRQVAWYADTPSRYIHSGVLRQSLPWDVEILNSLRAQVERLTATTFNSCLLNRYEDGTQGMGWHSDSEAKGEHAVIASLSLGGTRKFAFKHKSSGERREMALHHGQLIVMRGDTQQYWLHALSKTNAVVSPRISLTFRRFP
- a CDS encoding MFS transporter; this encodes MYRKNAALLITVGLLCALEYLQAGMIAFASAPIRGEIDASPEEFTLIAALYACIAVVVISKQRWLVERLGWRNFMLGSISIYVLGACVCGVSSDLTTFTAGRVVMALGGASFMTSARLMVNLLPPGPGRFVGVKVFATGLAIGTAAAPFLSSLVVVEDTWHAIFWLLIVGASVAAVLCTRFLPNIPIHEDDRTPSSPANILLLSVSTFFLLYVLQRSYYDFYNEMFILLTFALLAALGVYIFFHAEHGKEAPFLKVKDLMQSRYILGVALFCFTYIVLGSNNYILPYFLQTALGYSWDTIGTFQAFGLAGALLTWIVMAIVIPKYPAPKKFFVAGFSALICFGVLLSSLTPDANMWSNILPALVLNGCFVMLVLATAAMQTFRDVTHHDTLFAHAYQIKSMLAQIAMALGTTVATLFLQWRTTLQYNNLNGHFSSGDPLYLEQTQLLAQALTPAVGVGPASQISVSTLAQSLHQQSTLVASMEYFWAVIIVASIALVVSMMQKTFK
- a CDS encoding cytochrome b; translated protein: MVGSWGVGILATHWRDELNPHHELTFLHKATASTLLFLVVVRVFWRLLKRPPALPVSMNPLMRRGAALGHILLYALALMALPLLGWYWSSVAEKPILVAGLFILPPLVAPNPDLYDLATLVHTWIAWFCGALVGGHALVALKHHFVDKDDILNGMLSQSRG
- a CDS encoding transporter gives rise to the protein MNNKNTYAAVSLLRNVPCAMAGSALAIFLPAVQATEGGGSSYPMGAENYMTGAMPPPGFYGQIFAESYRADRLLDNRGQRAVDDFHLSADVIAPRLIWVTEQKILDGALAFHVNVPLVDLRVEVNDQHQNKTGLGDIIFGPALGYHYSEKFHAIYAVDVFAPTGRYDRGDLANIGRNYWAFEPIAAFSYVDPAGVNADIKMMYDFNLRNAATDYRSGQELHADYSLGWGFGNGWVVGIGGYVYRQTTDDHQDGDRVEDNKGRAFAIGPSIKYASSAGWFVTAKWQKENEVRNRPEGEAYWLKLTVPL